A genomic stretch from Komagataeibacter xylinus includes:
- a CDS encoding Smr/MutS family protein, translating to MRQRRLNEEEQALWAAFAQGIAPLRTPPRHTGQTPPPAPPPSVPPEADRPGMSRAAIMQRLAQGGVHAVHQTAGHSLTVQKGKGGAFEIGVRRPGLDDTSWRGLVSGKLRPERRLDLHGQVAQTAFHRLHGFLVQAHADNVRCVEIITGLGSGHNGGILRRELPFWLGRGDLGRLILAVVHPHAANQGAVRVLLRRPGRGVYR from the coding sequence GTGAGGCAGCGCAGACTGAACGAGGAGGAACAGGCCCTGTGGGCGGCCTTCGCGCAGGGTATCGCGCCGCTACGGACCCCGCCACGCCACACGGGCCAGACGCCACCACCCGCTCCGCCGCCTTCCGTGCCACCCGAGGCCGACCGGCCGGGCATGAGCCGGGCGGCCATCATGCAGCGCCTTGCGCAAGGCGGCGTGCACGCGGTGCACCAGACCGCAGGCCACAGCCTGACGGTGCAGAAGGGCAAGGGCGGCGCGTTCGAGATCGGGGTGCGCCGGCCGGGGCTCGATGATACGAGCTGGCGCGGGCTGGTGAGCGGCAAGCTGCGCCCCGAGCGCAGGCTCGACCTGCACGGGCAGGTGGCGCAGACGGCGTTCCACCGCCTGCACGGTTTTCTTGTTCAGGCACATGCCGACAACGTGCGCTGTGTCGAGATCATTACCGGGCTGGGCAGTGGCCATAATGGCGGAATCCTGCGGCGCGAACTGCCGTTCTGGCTGGGGCGCGGCGATCTTGGCCGCCTGATCCTGGCCGTGGTGCACCCGCATGCGGCCAATCAGGGTGCCGTGCGCGTGCTG
- a CDS encoding cytochrome c peroxidase, with protein sequence MRKMVAAAVVAGGVVYGGTVAYLTHFDHATAPAPAGAGVDAVSRAALDVVREARCDYCHAAKVELPFYFHLPVAQPLMSRDRDAGLRHFRVEPVIDALQNGSVPDEEKLARIEEVINQNRMPPTLYLLMHWHAHLSASQRESMLTWIAQVRRQHYATPGVADRFAADPVQPIPESVTVDASKVALGQRLFFDRRLSGDEKSNCASCHSLQHGGVDGLVTATGIGGQKGPINVPTVFNAGFSKWQFWNARADTLAQQAAGPVMNPVEMGSHDWSAVTDRLRADPTYAPAFEAAFGSDTIDETTITNAIAEYEKTLITPDSRFDQYLKGDDAALNTQEKHGYAVFRQAGCAGCHTGPSMGGQALEPMGLEGDYFAARGGKLTDADKGRFEVTHDPADMERFKVPNLRNIALTAPYFHDGSVKTLDDAVRKMARYQTPDHDMSDQDVADIVAFLNTLTGRYQGETLHNTTP encoded by the coding sequence ATGAGGAAGATGGTTGCTGCAGCGGTGGTGGCAGGTGGCGTGGTGTATGGTGGCACGGTCGCCTATCTCACCCATTTTGACCACGCAACCGCGCCCGCCCCTGCGGGTGCAGGGGTGGATGCCGTGTCACGCGCGGCACTCGATGTAGTGCGTGAGGCGCGGTGTGACTACTGCCACGCAGCCAAGGTTGAACTGCCGTTCTACTTCCACCTTCCCGTAGCGCAGCCGCTCATGAGCCGTGACCGTGATGCGGGGCTGCGCCACTTCCGCGTGGAGCCTGTCATCGACGCGCTGCAGAACGGCAGCGTGCCCGATGAGGAAAAGCTGGCCCGCATCGAGGAAGTCATCAACCAGAACCGCATGCCTCCCACGCTGTACCTGCTCATGCACTGGCATGCCCACCTTTCCGCCAGCCAGCGCGAGAGCATGCTGACCTGGATCGCGCAGGTGCGCCGCCAGCATTACGCCACCCCCGGCGTGGCCGACCGCTTTGCAGCCGATCCCGTGCAGCCCATCCCCGAATCCGTAACGGTAGATGCCAGCAAGGTGGCGCTCGGCCAGCGCCTGTTCTTTGACCGCAGGCTGTCGGGTGATGAAAAATCGAACTGCGCCAGTTGCCACAGCCTGCAGCATGGCGGCGTGGATGGTCTGGTCACGGCCACCGGCATTGGCGGCCAGAAGGGGCCGATCAACGTGCCGACGGTGTTCAACGCGGGCTTCAGCAAATGGCAGTTCTGGAACGCGCGCGCCGATACGCTGGCGCAGCAGGCGGCAGGCCCGGTCATGAATCCGGTCGAGATGGGATCGCATGACTGGAGCGCCGTGACAGACCGCCTGCGCGCCGACCCCACCTACGCGCCGGCGTTCGAGGCTGCCTTTGGCAGCGACACGATCGATGAGACCACCATCACCAACGCCATTGCCGAATATGAAAAGACGCTGATCACCCCGGACAGCCGCTTTGACCAGTATCTGAAAGGCGATGACGCCGCGCTGAACACGCAGGAAAAGCATGGCTACGCGGTATTCAGGCAGGCGGGCTGCGCGGGGTGCCATACCGGCCCGTCCATGGGTGGGCAGGCGCTTGAGCCGATGGGGCTGGAAGGCGATTATTTCGCCGCCCGTGGCGGCAAGCTGACCGATGCCGACAAAGGGCGCTTTGAAGTTACGCACGACCCGGCGGACATGGAGCGCTTCAAGGTGCCCAACCTGCGCAATATTGCGCTGACCGCGCCCTACTTCCATGATGGCAGCGTCAAGACGCTTGATGACGCCGTGCGCAAGATGGCGCGTTACCAGACGCCGGATCATGACATGTCCGATCAGGACGTGGCGGATATCGTGGCCTTCCTCAACACGCTGACCGGGCGCTATCAGGGCGAGACACTGCACAACACGACGCCCTGA
- a CDS encoding site-specific DNA-methyltransferase has product MTGRPRAGQVSASTPRLPRTVRYTEGPHLLVRGDCLRALRRMEADSVDVVVTSPPYNIGLKYRTYRDRLEEDGYLDWMVEIAREVRRVMRPDGSFFLNVAGSSAQPWLPFELMVRLRELFVLQNHIAWVKSISVGTDTHGHFKPVNSHRYLNRNHEHLFHLTRAGDVGLNRLDIGVPYMDKSNIVRRGHRQDRRCRGDTWFIPYETVQGKAQKFHHPGTFPVLLPQMCIRLHGKSAPVVLDPFMGTGTTLVAAVREGGRGIGIDLDTIYVNVARQRVRQAMAAAEADADGQDDRNP; this is encoded by the coding sequence ATGACAGGGCGACCCCGCGCGGGGCAGGTTTCCGCATCCACACCCCGCCTGCCGCGGACTGTCCGTTACACCGAGGGGCCGCACCTGCTCGTGCGCGGCGACTGCCTGCGCGCGCTGCGCCGCATGGAAGCCGATAGCGTGGATGTGGTCGTGACCTCGCCGCCCTATAATATCGGCCTCAAATACCGTACCTATCGCGACCGGCTGGAAGAGGACGGCTATCTGGACTGGATGGTCGAGATCGCGCGCGAGGTGCGGCGCGTGATGCGGCCCGATGGATCGTTCTTCCTCAACGTGGCGGGGTCATCGGCCCAGCCCTGGCTGCCGTTCGAGCTCATGGTGCGGCTGCGTGAGCTGTTCGTGCTGCAGAACCATATTGCATGGGTCAAGTCGATCTCGGTGGGGACCGACACGCATGGCCACTTCAAGCCGGTCAACAGCCACCGTTACCTCAACCGCAACCACGAGCACCTGTTCCACCTGACGCGCGCGGGCGATGTCGGGCTGAACCGGCTCGATATTGGCGTGCCCTACATGGACAAGTCCAACATCGTGCGCCGTGGCCACCGGCAGGACCGGCGCTGCCGGGGCGATACGTGGTTCATCCCGTATGAGACGGTGCAGGGCAAGGCGCAGAAATTCCATCATCCCGGCACGTTCCCGGTGCTGCTGCCACAGATGTGCATCCGCCTGCATGGCAAGAGTGCGCCGGTGGTGCTCGACCCCTTCATGGGCACGGGCACCACGCTCGTTGCTGCCGTGCGCGAAGGGGGCAGGGGCATCGGAATTGATCTGGATACCATCTATGTCAATGTTGCCCGGCAGCGCGTGCGGCAGGCTATGGCCGCGGCTGAGGCGGACGCGGATGGGCAGGATGATCGAAATCCTTGA
- a CDS encoding murein transglycosylase A, translated as MKVFKRIAPLCAVVALCGCHMESPTLGAKTPSSHARALSFSKLPGWQDDAQEEALPVFLAECHKIESLPPESGLGGDTSAHAGHQVGDWQAACTAARAVPSGDRAAARAFFEQWFVPTRMAAGKRAGGMLFTGYYEPEIRGSLRRGGIYQTPVYRRPSDLVRQRDVQGNVVTGREHDGQIVPYWTRAQIDEGALAHRKLELLWLADPVDLFFLQIQGSGRVRLPNDEVVRLGFDGLNGQPYVPLGRAMVAQGLIGSDDVNMASIKGWLEANPGKARAVMEQNPNYVFFRELPSDSPLAGAPGALGVPLTPGRSMAVDRSYIPLGSPVWVQTQVPVAGHLATWNRLDFAQDLGTDIKGPDRADLYMGWGPEAAQAAGNLHSPGQMILLVPRSEPGREKKHRHKHKH; from the coding sequence ATGAAAGTGTTCAAGCGTATTGCGCCGCTGTGCGCCGTTGTTGCCCTGTGCGGGTGCCATATGGAGTCCCCCACGCTGGGGGCAAAGACACCATCTTCCCATGCCCGCGCGCTCTCCTTCAGCAAACTGCCCGGCTGGCAGGATGATGCGCAGGAAGAGGCACTCCCCGTTTTTCTGGCTGAATGCCACAAGATCGAGAGCCTGCCGCCTGAAAGTGGGCTGGGGGGCGACACTTCGGCGCATGCGGGCCACCAGGTGGGCGACTGGCAGGCCGCCTGCACGGCCGCCCGCGCGGTACCGAGCGGCGACCGGGCTGCTGCGCGGGCGTTTTTCGAGCAATGGTTCGTGCCGACCCGCATGGCCGCAGGCAAGCGCGCGGGCGGCATGCTGTTCACTGGCTATTACGAGCCCGAAATTCGCGGTTCGCTGCGTCGTGGCGGCATTTACCAGACCCCCGTCTATCGCAGGCCGTCCGATCTGGTGCGCCAGCGTGACGTGCAGGGCAATGTCGTGACCGGGCGCGAGCATGACGGGCAGATCGTGCCCTACTGGACCCGGGCGCAGATTGACGAGGGCGCGCTTGCGCACCGCAAGCTCGAACTGCTGTGGCTGGCCGACCCGGTTGACCTGTTCTTTTTGCAGATTCAGGGTTCAGGGCGCGTGCGCCTGCCCAATGACGAGGTGGTCCGCCTTGGCTTCGATGGCCTCAATGGCCAGCCTTACGTGCCGCTGGGCCGGGCCATGGTGGCGCAGGGCCTGATTGGCAGCGATGATGTCAACATGGCCTCCATCAAGGGCTGGCTGGAAGCGAATCCGGGCAAGGCGCGGGCGGTGATGGAGCAGAACCCCAATTACGTCTTCTTCCGCGAACTGCCGTCCGACAGCCCGCTGGCCGGTGCGCCGGGCGCGCTGGGCGTGCCGCTGACACCGGGGCGCTCCATGGCGGTCGACCGCTCTTACATTCCGTTGGGAAGCCCGGTATGGGTGCAGACGCAGGTTCCGGTTGCAGGCCATCTTGCGACGTGGAACCGGCTCGATTTCGCGCAGGATCTGGGTACCGACATAAAGGGACCGGACCGGGCCGACCTGTATATGGGCTGGGGGCCGGAGGCGGCGCAGGCAGCGGGAAACCTGCATTCACCCGGCCAGATGATCCTGCTGGTGCCCCGCAGCGAACCGGGGCGAGAGAAGAAGCACAGGCATAAACACAAACACTAG
- a CDS encoding Tim44/TimA family putative adaptor protein, with product MNFSFGHFPLDLIVLGLVAVFLVLRLRSILGRRVGAEPAPRPVAPPPMAPTVVETAPEPPPPTVTYDIPAPDTRVGGVLARIAALQPDFTPDGFAKGTEAAFRQIVTAYAAGDLNTLRTLLTAATFTAFEAAIQSRQQAGETLRSEIRDITDIAIIGADIDETTGPNPVAHIEVRIVSDQISVTMDGNGQPVAGVDAVTEFSDLWVFERVLGMNGEGWRLGASRSA from the coding sequence ATGAATTTTTCTTTTGGTCATTTTCCGCTGGATCTTATTGTTCTGGGGCTGGTGGCTGTCTTTCTCGTGCTGCGGCTGCGCAGTATCCTCGGCCGCCGTGTCGGCGCCGAGCCGGCCCCGCGCCCCGTGGCGCCGCCGCCCATGGCCCCCACGGTAGTGGAAACGGCGCCCGAGCCGCCCCCGCCCACAGTAACCTATGACATCCCCGCGCCCGATACGCGCGTAGGTGGCGTGCTGGCCCGTATTGCGGCACTCCAGCCCGATTTTACGCCAGACGGGTTTGCCAAAGGCACGGAGGCAGCCTTCCGCCAGATCGTGACCGCCTATGCGGCGGGTGACCTGAACACCCTGCGCACGCTGCTGACCGCTGCCACCTTCACGGCGTTCGAGGCCGCGATTCAGTCGCGCCAGCAGGCGGGCGAGACCCTGCGCAGCGAAATCCGCGATATTACCGATATCGCCATCATCGGCGCGGATATCGACGAGACGACAGGCCCCAATCCTGTCGCCCATATTGAAGTGCGCATCGTGTCCGACCAGATCAGTGTCACGATGGATGGTAACGGCCAGCCTGTGGCGGGGGTGGATGCCGTGACCGAATTCTCCGACCTGTGGGTGTTCGAGCGCGTGCTTGGCATGAATGGTGAAGGCTGGCGGCTTGGGGCAAGCCGCAGCGCGTAG
- the secB gene encoding protein-export chaperone SecB — protein sequence MSDTTKPPTPENDQTAPPAQPLAINLQYIKDLSFEVPAGAEIFATLRTNPQISVNIDVQANRLEPDQMVFEVILAVKTEASEPPQQEGGPQGRPVFIAELAYACIVTLTNPPAELVEPILLVEVPRLIFPYVRNILSEVTRDGGFPPVVLQPIDFVALWQAKRNSFDQTPGHA from the coding sequence ATGTCCGACACGACCAAGCCGCCCACCCCTGAAAACGACCAGACCGCCCCCCCGGCGCAGCCTCTGGCGATCAACCTGCAATACATCAAGGACCTGTCGTTCGAAGTGCCCGCCGGGGCGGAAATCTTCGCAACGCTGCGCACCAACCCGCAGATTTCGGTCAACATTGATGTGCAGGCCAACCGGCTGGAACCCGACCAGATGGTGTTTGAGGTGATCCTGGCCGTAAAGACCGAGGCCAGCGAGCCGCCGCAGCAGGAAGGTGGCCCGCAGGGTCGTCCGGTGTTCATTGCAGAGCTGGCCTATGCCTGCATCGTGACCCTGACCAACCCGCCCGCCGAACTGGTCGAGCCGATCCTGCTCGTTGAAGTGCCGCGCCTGATCTTCCCCTATGTGCGCAATATCCTCAGCGAAGTCACGCGCGATGGCGGCTTCCCGCCCGTGGTGCTGCAGCCGATCGACTTCGTGGCGCTGTGGCAGGCCAAGCGTAACTCGTTTGACCAGACGCCGGGCCACGCCTGA
- a CDS encoding uroporphyrinogen-III synthase, producing the protein MIITRPPPGLAPTMAAVARLGWRPIAASMLHVEQLSLAPDTSRPDAIVLTSGQAIAAINRPEWHDVPCYVVGHATGGRARAAGFAHVVTAAGTADDLGALLRAALPGRGLLLLAVGRGYGLDMAQALRAEGFCVIRRCVYAVSPERHLPAQAAQALATGQVAAILFYSTRTAQSFLAALNAAQAAMLGQVVAVAMSTGVANALATGPAWRDICVAARPDQAAMLACLGEAR; encoded by the coding sequence GTGATCATTACCCGCCCCCCGCCGGGCCTCGCCCCCACCATGGCGGCGGTGGCACGGCTGGGGTGGCGGCCCATTGCGGCTTCCATGCTGCATGTTGAACAGCTTTCCCTTGCGCCGGACACGTCCCGCCCTGACGCCATCGTGCTGACCAGCGGGCAGGCCATTGCCGCCATCAATCGCCCTGAATGGCACGATGTACCCTGCTACGTGGTAGGGCATGCCACGGGCGGGCGTGCGCGTGCGGCCGGGTTTGCGCATGTTGTCACGGCGGCCGGCACGGCGGATGATCTGGGCGCATTGCTGCGTGCGGCCCTGCCCGGGCGTGGCCTGCTGCTGCTGGCCGTGGGGCGTGGCTATGGGCTCGATATGGCGCAGGCGCTGCGGGCGGAGGGGTTTTGCGTCATCAGGCGCTGTGTCTATGCAGTCAGCCCCGAACGGCATCTGCCCGCGCAGGCAGCGCAGGCGCTTGCGACAGGGCAGGTGGCGGCGATCCTGTTCTATTCCACCCGCACGGCACAGTCCTTTCTTGCCGCCCTGAACGCGGCGCAGGCCGCGATGCTGGGGCAGGTGGTGGCGGTAGCCATGTCAACGGGCGTGGCGAATGCCCTGGCTACCGGGCCTGCATGGCGGGATATATGCGTGGCGGCCCGACCTGATCAGGCTGCCATGCTCGCCTGCCTGGGCGAAGCCCGCTGA
- the hemC gene encoding hydroxymethylbilane synthase, with protein MESAKPSAPFPSSALQKVAAEAAARQRKEATHTEPHRRQLPLKVGTRASPLALVQTRAFLTVLTRFCPVLRDMGAFQEHQISTTGDQVLNRKLAEIGGKGLFAKEIHEALLDGRIDFAVHSLKDLETTLPPGLVLACTLKREDARDVLILGPGCGEPDPADPYAVLPQGALVGCASVRRQAQMLHVRPDLKFGLLRGNVQTRLDKLAARQCDATLLAYAGLRRLGMEDRADVILDPTIMVPAAGQGIVGVTVRESDVELRELLSAIEDYEARAVATAERALLAELDGSCRTPIGGYARLIPVVAGGAPELHLTGLVAREDGSFLLKRSISGAPSDAARLGRDLGRSLRADSPADIFAESA; from the coding sequence ATGGAGTCCGCAAAGCCATCCGCCCCGTTTCCATCGTCCGCGCTACAGAAAGTCGCGGCCGAGGCTGCTGCACGCCAGCGAAAGGAAGCCACCCATACCGAACCCCACCGGCGGCAGCTACCGCTGAAGGTCGGCACGCGGGCCTCCCCGCTGGCGCTGGTGCAGACGCGCGCCTTCCTTACGGTGCTGACCCGCTTCTGCCCCGTGCTGCGCGACATGGGTGCGTTCCAGGAGCACCAGATCAGCACCACGGGCGACCAGGTGCTCAACCGCAAGCTGGCTGAAATTGGCGGCAAGGGCCTGTTCGCCAAGGAAATCCATGAAGCGCTGCTTGATGGACGGATCGATTTTGCCGTTCACAGCCTCAAGGATCTCGAAACCACGCTGCCGCCGGGGCTGGTGCTGGCCTGCACGCTCAAGCGCGAAGATGCGCGTGATGTGCTGATCCTTGGCCCCGGCTGTGGCGAGCCCGACCCGGCGGACCCGTATGCCGTGCTGCCGCAGGGTGCGCTGGTGGGCTGTGCCTCGGTGCGGCGGCAGGCCCAGATGCTGCATGTGCGCCCCGACCTGAAATTCGGCCTGCTGCGCGGCAATGTGCAGACACGGCTCGACAAGCTGGCCGCGCGGCAGTGCGATGCGACCCTGCTGGCCTATGCCGGCCTGCGCCGCCTTGGCATGGAAGACCGCGCCGACGTGATCCTTGACCCCACCATCATGGTGCCTGCGGCGGGGCAGGGCATTGTGGGTGTGACCGTGCGCGAAAGCGATGTGGAACTGCGCGAACTGCTTTCCGCCATCGAGGATTACGAGGCCCGCGCCGTGGCGACCGCCGAGCGTGCGCTGCTCGCCGAGCTTGATGGCTCATGCCGTACCCCCATTGGCGGTTACGCGCGGCTGATCCCGGTTGTGGCCGGTGGCGCGCCGGAACTGCACCTGACCGGGCTTGTCGCGCGTGAGGACGGCTCCTTCCTGCTCAAGCGTTCGATCAGCGGCGCGCCGTCCGATGCAGCCCGTCTGGGCCGTGACCTTGGCCGCAGCCTGCGGGCCGACAGCCCGGCCGACATCTTTGCCGAGAGCGCCTAG
- the tsaD gene encoding tRNA (adenosine(37)-N6)-threonylcarbamoyltransferase complex transferase subunit TsaD — protein sequence MHASDQTPPDLPTPVMAIESSCDDTACAIVATDGRIVAETTLTQSGHVPFGGVVPEIAARAHLSALPALVRDTLAKANMQPHELGAIAASCGPGLIGGLIVGADMGKGMAIALDRPFIAVNHIEAHALTARLPGVAENGAPFPYLLLLVSGGHCQCIAVEGVGHYRRLGGTIDDAAGEAFDKVAKMLGLGWPGGPAVEALAREGDPRAVSLPRPLMGRPGCDFSFSGLKTAVAQKLPAAVRTALPRQEAADIAASFQQAVSDIVIDRLGHALDMMERPTTLVVAGGVAANGVLRASLQQFAARHDLPFAAPPLRLCTDNAVMVAWAAIETMRARREAGLPIPNDIALRPRPRWPLAEMAQRMTADPAEIAT from the coding sequence ATGCACGCAAGCGACCAGACCCCACCCGATCTGCCAACTCCCGTTATGGCCATTGAATCTTCGTGCGATGACACCGCCTGCGCCATCGTCGCGACAGACGGTCGGATCGTGGCAGAAACGACATTAACGCAATCCGGCCATGTGCCATTTGGCGGGGTCGTGCCCGAAATTGCGGCCCGCGCCCACCTTTCCGCCCTGCCCGCGCTGGTGCGCGACACGCTGGCGAAAGCAAACATGCAGCCCCACGAACTCGGCGCCATTGCCGCAAGCTGCGGGCCAGGCCTGATTGGCGGCCTGATCGTAGGGGCTGACATGGGCAAGGGCATGGCCATTGCGCTCGACAGGCCCTTCATTGCCGTCAACCACATCGAGGCCCATGCGCTCACTGCCCGCCTGCCGGGTGTTGCTGAAAATGGCGCACCGTTTCCCTACCTGCTTCTGCTCGTGTCAGGCGGGCACTGCCAGTGCATTGCGGTGGAAGGCGTGGGTCATTACCGCAGGCTGGGCGGCACGATTGATGATGCGGCGGGCGAGGCGTTCGACAAGGTTGCCAAGATGCTCGGCCTTGGCTGGCCGGGTGGCCCGGCGGTGGAAGCGCTGGCGCGTGAGGGCGACCCGCGCGCGGTGTCCCTGCCCCGCCCGCTGATGGGCCGGCCGGGCTGCGACTTCTCCTTCTCCGGCCTGAAAACCGCCGTGGCGCAGAAGCTGCCTGCGGCAGTGCGCACCGCCCTGCCCCGGCAGGAAGCCGCCGATATTGCCGCGAGCTTTCAGCAGGCGGTGAGTGACATCGTGATCGACCGCCTTGGCCATGCGCTGGACATGATGGAACGCCCCACCACGCTGGTGGTGGCGGGCGGTGTCGCGGCCAATGGCGTGCTGCGGGCCAGCCTGCAGCAATTTGCCGCCCGACACGACCTGCCCTTTGCCGCCCCGCCGCTGCGGCTGTGCACCGACAATGCGGTAATGGTGGCGTGGGCTGCGATCGAGACCATGCGCGCGCGCCGTGAGGCGGGCCTGCCCATACCCAACGACATCGCCCTGCGGCCACGCCCGCGCTGGCCACTGGCGGAGATGGCGCAGCGCATGACCGCAGACCCGGCCGAGATAGCAACCTGA
- a CDS encoding NAD(P)H-dependent glycerol-3-phosphate dehydrogenase, translated as MTHTKRIAVIGAGAWGTALALQAARAGAQVTLWARNPAALSAGRVMPRLPGFALPETITVTDTLPHQADLMLLACPMQHLRTVASTLPPCAPMIACCKGIEQATGLMPLQVLGEVFPHSVLGVLSGPNFAHEVAANLPAAAVLASSERAQARRLADLLTTPAFRLYASDDPTGVQLGGAAKNVVAIAAGATMGAKLGENARAGLITRAIAELARLSHALGGKVETLSGLAGIGDLLLTCTGAVSRNYRLGLAVGQGTPAQAAAAGLEGVAEGMATAPALHLLAQAHGVSTPVIATVASLLAGEIDMTQAARQLLARPVGHEFA; from the coding sequence ATGACCCACACCAAACGCATCGCCGTAATCGGCGCAGGCGCCTGGGGCACGGCACTGGCCCTGCAGGCCGCCCGCGCGGGCGCGCAGGTCACGCTCTGGGCGCGTAATCCTGCCGCCCTCTCGGCAGGAAGGGTCATGCCGCGCCTGCCCGGCTTTGCCCTGCCTGAAACCATTACCGTAACCGACACCCTGCCCCATCAGGCTGATCTGATGCTGCTGGCCTGCCCCATGCAGCACCTGCGCACGGTCGCCAGCACGCTGCCCCCCTGCGCGCCGATGATCGCATGCTGCAAGGGCATCGAGCAGGCCACCGGCCTCATGCCGTTGCAGGTGCTGGGAGAAGTCTTTCCCCATAGCGTGCTCGGCGTGCTGTCCGGCCCCAATTTTGCGCATGAAGTGGCAGCAAACCTGCCCGCCGCTGCCGTGCTGGCCAGCAGCGAGCGCGCGCAGGCCCGCAGGCTGGCCGACCTGCTGACTACGCCCGCCTTCCGCCTGTATGCCAGCGATGACCCGACCGGCGTGCAACTTGGGGGCGCTGCCAAGAACGTGGTGGCCATTGCCGCAGGGGCCACCATGGGTGCGAAACTGGGCGAGAACGCGCGCGCGGGCCTGATCACCCGCGCCATTGCCGAACTCGCCCGCCTGTCGCACGCGCTGGGCGGAAAGGTGGAAACGCTGTCCGGCCTTGCGGGGATTGGCGACCTGCTGCTGACCTGCACGGGGGCGGTCTCGCGCAATTACCGGCTGGGGCTGGCCGTGGGCCAGGGCACGCCCGCGCAGGCAGCGGCAGCTGGGCTTGAGGGCGTGGCCGAAGGCATGGCCACGGCGCCCGCGCTGCACCTTCTGGCGCAGGCGCACGGGGTCAGCACGCCCGTCATCGCCACGGTGGCCAGCCTGCTGGCGGGCGAGATCGACATGACGCAGGCCGCACGCCAGTTGCTGGCCCGGCCCGTAGGGCATGAATTCGCCTGA
- a CDS encoding glutathione peroxidase — protein sequence MTTIYDFKLPTLDGSEIDLGTMRGKPILIANTASKCGFTPQYEGLQSLWTTWRSHDLMVIGVPSGDFGNQELASPAEIGTFCQRNYNVTFPLTVKSHVKGQQAIPLFRWLAREGGFLSLPRWNFYKYLIGRDGSLTNWFTCVTSPESRRVRMAVERAVMDH from the coding sequence ATGACCACGATCTACGACTTTAAACTCCCCACCCTGGATGGTTCCGAGATCGATCTCGGCACGATGCGGGGCAAGCCGATCCTGATTGCCAATACGGCCTCGAAATGCGGGTTCACACCGCAATATGAAGGCCTGCAGAGCCTGTGGACCACATGGCGCAGCCATGACCTGATGGTGATTGGCGTGCCATCGGGTGATTTCGGCAACCAGGAACTCGCCTCGCCTGCCGAGATCGGCACATTCTGCCAGCGCAACTACAATGTGACCTTTCCGCTCACGGTCAAAAGCCACGTGAAGGGGCAGCAGGCGATCCCCCTGTTCCGCTGGCTGGCGCGTGAGGGGGGATTCCTGTCGCTGCCGCGCTGGAATTTCTACAAATACCTGATCGGGCGCGACGGCAGCCTGACCAACTGGTTCACCTGCGTCACCTCGCCCGAATCGCGCCGCGTGCGCATGGCGGTCGAACGCGCCGTGATGGATCACTGA